DNA from Sorex araneus isolate mSorAra2 chromosome 6, mSorAra2.pri, whole genome shotgun sequence:
aggggaggggagggccatgCACGTGAGCTGCCTATCTGGCCGCCCGTTTCCATCCGAGACCATGCCCAGCCACCTCGGGGTGCCTGGTGCCGGGACACCCTCTCAGGAGCATCTGTTAGGGGAGACTCCCCGGAAACCTGGGCCCGAAGACCCTGCCGTCGAGGGCTTCGAAGAGGAAGAGCCGGGGCGACAgaacaacggggagggcgtttgccttgcacatggccaatccgggttcgatccccggcatcccatagggtcccccaagcaccgccaagagcgattcctggggctggagcgatagcacagcgggtagggcgtttgccttgcacgtggccgacccgggttcgaatcccagcatcccatatggccccctgagcaccaccaggggtgatttctgagtgcatgagccaggagtgacccaaaaagcaaaaaaaaaaaaagagcgattcctgagtgcagagccaggaggaacccctgagcatcaccgggtgtgacccaaaaagcacagaaaaaaggaagaggcGGAGTCCCGGGCCCGGGGCCCGCTGTCCTCGCCTGAACGGGCGGCCAGGCTAGCAGGGCTGTCCCCGCGCCGAGGATGCTCTCGgccactccccgcccccagacGTCCTCCAGCCCGGTTCCGCCGCCACCGCCGTACCTGAGCTCACCCTCCCCGCCGATCCACTCGGGGGTCTTGAGTTTGGAGTCCAGGTTGTAGTAGGTGCCGCCCACCTCTCGGACGCAGATCCAGTGCTGCCGCTTGAGGGGCAACTTCAGCGGCCCCCAGCACAGGCTGGACGGCAGGTTCATGATGAAGCCCATGACGTTGGTGAGGGCCATGGCGCCCACGTCCCTGCAGCAGGCACAGAGCGGGAGAGCGGGCTCAGGctcccagagccccccacccccgccccgccccttcccagccccccgccGCCACCGCCCTGAGCCCCCGGCTACCTGCGCTTGTCCCACCACACTGCCTCGTAGCCTTTGGTCTGCAGCGCCGCCATGATGACGTTCACGTCGTAGTTCCCATTTCCCAGCATGCTCTTCTTATGGGGGGTCACCATGGTGTTGGGGGACAACCTAGGGCGGGAGAGGAGGGGGCACTAGCCAGGGGAGTTGACTTGGGGGCGCGCCCCCAGCAGAGCACGCGTGGGGGTTCCCTGGGGGAGGCGCaaccccccacccacagcccccctccccttcctgagcttccacctttgtttattttttttttaagtttttgacattctggggtctggagccatagtacggCGCAGAAaaggcgtttgccgtgcatgcaactgacccgggttcgatccccagcatcccataggatcccccgagcaccgccaggagtcacccctgcacatcgccaggtgtgaccccgaaagccaaaaaagaaaaacaaaacaaaagggggaaaaaaagtctcTGACATTGTGACTCGCCTGGTCTGGTGGCTGTTCACTTTCCAGCCGAGTGCCTCCTGCTGAAGGCCAGCACGCGCTCAgcattaattattaaatatgcaAAGGCCCCAGGGCTCAGGCAGTGAAAAGAAACAGTCCCGAGGAGGAGGAAGGCCTTAGCCAGGCCTCGCCAAGGGCGGGTCCAGCTTGCCTGCATGTGAAATACTTCCTGAAGcctcctctcttttccctccAATTAAAGCCAGAGAATCACATGGGGCATAAGCTGGACCAGACAATGCAACCTGGGCCGCCAGGAAGCCACACTCGGACCCCTGCAGCTCACCTCCcgccctaccccccacccctcagctgtCCCAGGAGGCCCCACAGGGCAGAGGGAAGACCCTCTTAAAGGGCAGAATGCCCTCCTccgggaaggggtggagggaaatggggggtGTCCAGGGAGTGGTTCCAGCCAAGCCTCGGAGGACAGGAAGGAGGTGAGACAGGCTGACACTTCCCCtgggaactcctgagcacagggccggcccctgagcgccactaggtgagccaccccccaaaacagaccCCAGGCCAGGTGCTGGGCAAACAGCTCTCTCTGCAGGCAGGCGGCCCTACCCGGCAGGTGCTGGCACACAAGCTAAACCCTGGCAGCGAAGACACAGGGCGCCGTCACGCATCACACACCACCTACCCGGGCGCAGTCCCTGGGACTCCCACACCCcctacgcactgccaggagtgagacctggaCACAGCCAGGAGCGGCCCCAAAACAGAACGCAAGGGGCTCTCGGCCAAGGGACTATCAACCACAGGCACTTCTGACTCCATAAAGATCTTTTTGGGGGAAGAGGCTTtgccaccccggcagtgctcgggaatgacccctggcgatgctccggggaccatctgcagtggcagggatcaaacctgggtagcaAGCACGGCAGGTACCTCACTGAACAAGAACAGCGCTGAAGATCCATTCCGGCCCCAGCGCCAACGcccccctccctgggtcccccgaAGACCCTCCTCGGCCCCGGCTGCCTCGCCGCTGCCTCCTCATGGGCCTTTACTGACCATCACTCACTGCGGTCACGAGAGCCCTCGTCCTCCCCCGCCACTGTCCCACTAGAAACCGCCGTGGGACCCGCTCTCTCCTGTCAGCGCACGCCTGGCCCGAGCTGACGTGTCCGAGTGTTTTCCCCTGCTAAGTGCCAGCATCCCCTTCCGGGGCTTCCACAgtctctggggcggggggggggggcctgcaaAACGGCCATGTGCTGCGGTGGGGGGGTAAAGCGCCAGGCAAAGCCAGACTCCTACGAacctccccgagaccttccaagAAAACCCCGGCGGTGGGGCGGCTTGACCGACGggccgcgtgtgtgtgtgtggccgccGCGTCAGGGCGAGAGGGAGGTGGCAGCTGTGGACTCGGAGGGAAGGGACTCCCTGGGGCCGGGCAGCAGTGTGGCCCCTCGGGCTCAAGGGGACGGAATGAAAGCAAGCCCTGCTCGGGCGAGAGAGCCCGGCCTGGCGCGCAccggcttccctcccccaccactctCCAGCCACAACCCAAACCCGGGCCCCTGCAGCCCTGGACGCTCACAGGGCCTCGCACGCGGCCACCCAGACGGCCAGAGACAGAGGGGGCGGTCACCAGGCTCCGGGCTCCCTGcagactcctgagcaccccaATTGGCTCCTGTTCccggggtgtggggagacggggGTCTGCCTCGGGTCCCAGA
Protein-coding regions in this window:
- the JOSD1 gene encoding josephin-1, which gives rise to MSCVPWKGDKAKSESAELPPAAPPDIYHEKQRRELCALHALNNVFQDAEAFTRETLQEIFQRLSPNTMVTPHKKSMLGNGNYDVNVIMAALQTKGYEAVWWDKRRDVGAMALTNVMGFIMNLPSSLCWGPLKLPLKRQHWICVREVGGTYYNLDSKLKTPEWIGGEGELRKFLKQHLRGKNCELLLVVPEDAEARQSWRADM